Proteins co-encoded in one Pieris napi chromosome 10, ilPieNapi1.2, whole genome shotgun sequence genomic window:
- the LOC125053326 gene encoding dynein light chain Tctex-type protein 2B yields the protein MAEPELKKSKVSMLEVKSRSNTRSMAALGPKSMSRLKVRRQSYGFGGVPGIRPVERTSNLAIEFKRPPLLFLPTYQLNPNYPFHVPTVQNAADALLDEHFTDHKYNAQESPALALRLAGELMRNLKSLQFNRYRIITVVTIGQRRAQCYNNAISFLWDHERDNYIDRQREVNSAFIQVTVFGIYLD from the exons ATGGCTGAACCAGAATTGAAAAAGAGCAAAGTCTCAATGCTAGAAGTAAAAAGTCGTTCGAATACTCGTTCTATGGCGGCCTTAGGTCCCAAATCTATGAGTAGGCTGAAGGTGCGCCGTCAATCCTATGGCTTTGGTGGAGTACCTGGCATACGGCCTGTCGAGAGAACGtcaaat CTTGCCATCGAGTTTAAACGTCCGCCTCTCTTATTCCTACCGACTTACCAGCTGAATCCAAACTATCCTTTTCATGTTCCAACGGTACAAAATGCAGCCGACGCCTTGCTTGATGAACATTTTACGGACCATAAATATAACGCAcag GAGTCTCCAGCACTAGCTTTACGTTTAGCTGGAGAACTAATGCGCAATTTGAAGTCTTTGCAATTCAATCGATACAGAATCATCACAGTGGTCACCATCGGACAAAGGAGAGCCCAGTGCTATAATAATGCTATTTCTTTCCTTTGGGATCATGAGAGAGACAACTACATAGATAGGCAGAGAGAGGTGAACTCTGCGTTCATTCAAGTTACCGTTTTTGgaatttatttagattaa